A genomic segment from Gilvibacter sp. SZ-19 encodes:
- a CDS encoding alpha/beta fold hydrolase yields the protein MRTTNAAQLSTSPLILLHGALGSTQQLQRLKTVLSEDFKTYSFNFEGHGGRPSKGNFSMDVFAANIHEFMDDQQIDSAYFFGYSMGGYAALKFAATHPQRVKKIVTYGTKFNWTPESAGREVKQLDPQKILEKVPRFANYLEQLHAPNDWKELLKRTADMMIDLGTGKAFTSAQLQAIKTPVLISIGDCDNMVSVSESETAVASLSFGQLKLVEQGVHPLEKNSAEQLAQNIITFINSSN from the coding sequence TTGAGAACAACTAACGCAGCCCAATTGAGTACTTCTCCTTTAATTTTACTTCACGGAGCTTTGGGGTCTACGCAGCAATTGCAAAGGCTCAAGACAGTTCTGTCGGAAGATTTTAAGACCTATAGCTTCAACTTTGAAGGTCATGGCGGACGTCCATCTAAAGGTAATTTTAGCATGGATGTGTTTGCGGCGAATATTCATGAATTTATGGATGACCAGCAAATAGATTCAGCGTATTTCTTCGGATATAGTATGGGTGGATACGCGGCTTTAAAATTTGCAGCAACTCATCCGCAGCGAGTAAAAAAAATAGTGACCTATGGCACTAAGTTCAACTGGACGCCAGAATCGGCAGGACGAGAAGTCAAACAATTGGATCCGCAGAAAATCTTAGAAAAAGTACCACGGTTCGCGAATTATCTGGAACAATTACACGCTCCAAATGATTGGAAGGAGCTGCTCAAACGTACTGCAGACATGATGATAGACTTGGGTACAGGTAAGGCGTTTACTTCTGCCCAATTGCAAGCAATAAAAACCCCAGTTCTTATTAGTATCGGTGACTGTGATAATATGGTTTCCGTATCAGAGTCAGAGACTGCAGTTGCAAGTTTAAGTTTTGGGCAGCTAAAGCTCGTTGAGCAAGGGGTGCATCCCTTGGAGAAAAATAGCGCTGAACAACTGGCTCAAAACATCATTACATTTATAAATTCAAGCAACTAA
- a CDS encoding SulP family inorganic anion transporter, with protein MSSKIYDFKNFKGDFTGGLVAGVVALPLALAFGVQSGMGATAGLYGAIAVGIFAALFGGTQTQASGPTGPMTVVSAALVAAAIQLNGSLEAAMPIILLAFIVGGLLQVVFGFLNIASYVKYFPYPVVSGFMSGVGLIIIILQIFPFAGLGSSKSTLAVIQDLPRLFSEANLQALMLGGITIAVYYLFPKITKAIPSALVALIVATLIAYFGQMDVPVIGEIPSGLPSIKIAGILEVDASAYGLIMEYAVVLAVLGSIDSLLTSVIADNMTKTKHNSNRELIGQGIGNMIAGVIGGIPGAGATKGTVVNINAGGKTRLSGTLHGLFLLAVLLGLGKLAAHIPLCVLAGLLIPIGFKIVDLKGLKHLRKVPRADAVVLILVLLITTFGSLIYAVGAGVALACLLFMKKSGDLSEQGMEVGNIADIDGSKPWQDEVEFYEKYKDRVIIKHLYGPLFFGFTSYFKDQIKGLPGEIDAVIFRMDRVPYVDQSGLYALEDIIFDLREQGIEVLLVGLQEQPCDMLKAVDIIPDLVPEDDLYADIDDSFDYLRTKLKNSKA; from the coding sequence ATGAGCTCTAAGATTTACGATTTCAAGAATTTTAAAGGAGATTTCACTGGCGGATTGGTTGCTGGAGTAGTTGCACTTCCATTGGCTTTGGCTTTTGGTGTGCAATCTGGTATGGGTGCTACCGCAGGTTTATATGGCGCCATAGCCGTGGGTATTTTCGCGGCCCTTTTTGGAGGAACCCAAACCCAAGCTAGTGGCCCAACAGGTCCTATGACGGTGGTTTCCGCAGCTTTAGTGGCAGCGGCTATTCAGCTAAACGGTAGTTTAGAAGCCGCTATGCCTATCATACTCTTGGCCTTTATAGTCGGAGGCTTGCTGCAAGTCGTTTTTGGCTTTTTGAATATCGCTAGTTATGTAAAATATTTTCCCTATCCCGTGGTTTCTGGTTTTATGAGTGGGGTGGGCCTAATTATCATTATACTCCAAATATTCCCTTTTGCCGGGCTGGGATCTTCTAAGTCGACCTTAGCGGTGATTCAGGATCTGCCAAGATTGTTTTCCGAAGCCAACCTACAAGCATTAATGCTCGGTGGAATCACTATAGCGGTTTACTATTTATTTCCTAAGATCACAAAGGCCATACCTAGTGCCTTAGTGGCGCTTATAGTTGCAACTTTGATCGCTTATTTTGGACAGATGGATGTTCCGGTGATTGGTGAGATCCCCTCTGGCTTGCCGTCTATCAAAATTGCAGGAATTCTGGAAGTAGATGCTTCAGCCTACGGACTTATTATGGAGTACGCGGTAGTACTGGCAGTATTGGGAAGTATAGATTCCCTGCTTACCTCTGTTATTGCAGACAATATGACCAAGACCAAGCACAATTCTAACAGAGAGCTCATTGGACAGGGAATTGGAAATATGATAGCGGGAGTTATTGGAGGTATTCCAGGAGCGGGAGCTACCAAAGGAACAGTAGTCAATATCAACGCCGGAGGAAAGACTCGCTTGTCCGGCACGCTTCACGGTTTATTCTTGTTAGCGGTCTTACTCGGACTTGGAAAATTGGCGGCCCATATTCCACTTTGTGTTTTGGCAGGATTGCTCATTCCTATTGGCTTTAAAATTGTAGACTTAAAAGGGCTCAAACATCTTAGAAAAGTACCCAGAGCAGATGCTGTGGTACTGATCTTAGTGCTGTTGATCACTACTTTTGGTAGCCTTATTTACGCTGTAGGCGCCGGGGTGGCTTTGGCTTGTTTGTTATTTATGAAAAAGTCAGGCGACCTGTCCGAACAGGGTATGGAAGTTGGCAATATAGCAGATATAGACGGCTCTAAACCTTGGCAAGATGAGGTTGAGTTTTACGAAAAGTACAAGGACAGAGTGATCATTAAACACCTCTATGGTCCGCTGTTCTTTGGTTTTACTTCTTATTTCAAAGATCAGATAAAAGGTTTGCCCGGGGAGATCGATGCAGTGATCTTTAGAATGGATAGAGTTCCTTATGTGGATCAGTCGGGCTTATACGCTTTAGAAGATATCATCTTTGATCTGAGAGAACAAGGTATCGAGGTGTTATTGGTAGGGTTGCAGGAACAGCCCTGCGATATGTTGAAGGCGGTAGATATTATCCCTGACCTAGTTCCGGAAGATGATCTCTATGCCGACATAGACGATAGCTTCGACTATTTGAGAACCAAGCTTAAAAATAGTAAGGCTTAA
- a CDS encoding WG repeat-containing protein: MRRNFLAVFALAFLVMLGACKNEDKSSETSLTDKPSASSELLAMVMIDGKYGYIDTLGGFVIEPKYPLARSFSNGFACVNIDGIRTDLINGAVGGEYIFIDPAGTVQFGEKTFSQPTSFYEGYAPVRMPDDKVGFIDTSGTLVAEGFDAMMPFSEGLAAALDLENETIGYVDTKGDWKIKLHVDYTLGDFHQGRTFFMKDQKYGFINSSGQEVVPATYEGTYDYYEGLAAYLQDDMFGFLDLEGAVAIPNIYEDVADFSEGLCAVQKDGKWGFINKQNEVVIPFQYPAVRSFNEGVAAVQLDGKVGFITADGNWLVEPKYGNALDFKNGFAIVQSDLKLGYINREGVEVISPRFERADNFVNPQESNPILKVN; encoded by the coding sequence ATGAGAAGAAATTTTTTAGCTGTTTTTGCCTTGGCATTTCTGGTGATGCTAGGGGCGTGTAAGAACGAAGACAAATCCTCTGAAACATCGCTGACCGACAAGCCAAGCGCGAGCTCTGAACTGCTAGCCATGGTCATGATAGACGGAAAATACGGTTATATCGATACCTTGGGCGGCTTTGTAATTGAGCCGAAATATCCGCTGGCCCGTTCCTTTTCCAATGGCTTTGCCTGTGTAAATATTGACGGAATACGTACCGACTTGATAAACGGAGCGGTTGGGGGAGAATATATTTTTATAGATCCCGCCGGAACTGTGCAGTTTGGCGAAAAGACCTTTAGTCAACCAACTTCTTTTTACGAAGGTTATGCACCCGTTCGTATGCCCGATGATAAGGTTGGGTTTATAGACACCTCTGGAACCCTTGTGGCGGAAGGTTTTGACGCTATGATGCCTTTTAGCGAAGGTTTGGCAGCCGCTCTGGATCTGGAAAATGAAACCATTGGTTATGTCGATACCAAAGGAGATTGGAAGATCAAATTACACGTAGACTACACCTTGGGCGATTTTCACCAAGGCAGGACCTTTTTTATGAAAGATCAGAAATACGGTTTTATAAATAGTAGTGGTCAAGAAGTGGTGCCGGCAACCTACGAAGGCACCTATGACTATTACGAGGGTTTGGCTGCTTATTTACAAGACGATATGTTCGGGTTCTTAGACCTTGAGGGTGCTGTAGCTATTCCTAATATTTACGAAGATGTAGCCGATTTTTCAGAAGGACTGTGCGCTGTACAAAAAGACGGAAAGTGGGGATTTATAAATAAGCAAAATGAGGTGGTGATTCCTTTTCAATATCCCGCTGTACGTAGTTTTAATGAGGGTGTTGCTGCCGTTCAACTAGACGGTAAGGTAGGGTTTATCACTGCGGATGGAAACTGGCTGGTAGAACCCAAATACGGCAATGCGCTAGACTTTAAAAATGGTTTCGCTATAGTGCAGAGCGATTTAAAGCTTGGTTATATCAATCGTGAAGGCGTAGAGGTAATTAGTCCGCGTTTTGAACGTGCTGATAATTTTGTCAATCCGCAGGAATCAAATCCCATCTTAAAGGTCAATTGA
- a CDS encoding DinB family protein encodes MATIAHFISQMQEIQAGKPWIGRSYERKLAKVDPSLVFVRPTPKLKSIAALISHLTLWREEAVLKIKTGQGSKTDACIENWLPDKELQAQGWNSIWTAYQQSFTDLISSLKDKEDSFLQQTYYDTDFKGEYTYQWLLDGILQHDVYHLGQLGLIIKHLRS; translated from the coding sequence ATGGCAACCATTGCTCATTTTATCAGTCAAATGCAAGAGATCCAAGCCGGCAAGCCATGGATAGGCCGTAGTTATGAGCGTAAGTTGGCCAAGGTGGACCCATCTTTGGTCTTTGTACGTCCAACTCCTAAATTAAAAAGTATAGCGGCTTTGATATCACATCTTACCCTATGGCGAGAAGAAGCGGTGCTCAAAATTAAGACCGGTCAAGGAAGTAAAACAGATGCTTGTATAGAGAATTGGTTGCCAGACAAGGAGCTCCAAGCCCAAGGCTGGAATTCTATATGGACGGCCTATCAGCAGAGTTTTACTGATCTGATAAGCTCCCTTAAGGACAAGGAAGATTCCTTTTTGCAACAGACCTATTACGACACGGATTTTAAGGGCGAATATACTTATCAATGGTTGTTGGACGGTATCTTACAACACGATGTGTACCATTTGGGGCAGCTCGGACTGATCATCAAACATTTAAGATCCTAG
- a CDS encoding DUF1572 domain-containing protein yields MKSKELADRLREVILNGTWVANTNFKDQIQDMDFQGANLSLAGRNSIGLLAQHIHYYIAGVLEAFQSGQLTIRDKFSFDFSPFESQQQWKDFQESFWKDTEALAQIIQAMPDADLGEAFIDPKYGHMQRNIDGLIEHSYYHLGQVALLKKMIAQQNGVE; encoded by the coding sequence ATGAAATCAAAAGAACTAGCAGATCGATTGCGGGAGGTGATTTTAAATGGCACTTGGGTTGCTAATACCAACTTTAAAGATCAAATTCAGGACATGGATTTTCAAGGTGCGAATCTCAGCTTGGCCGGGCGCAATTCCATAGGCTTGCTGGCTCAGCATATCCATTATTATATAGCGGGGGTACTCGAGGCATTCCAATCCGGACAGTTGACCATACGCGACAAATTCAGTTTTGATTTCTCGCCATTTGAGTCGCAGCAGCAGTGGAAGGACTTTCAAGAAAGTTTTTGGAAAGACACGGAGGCATTGGCCCAAATAATTCAGGCCATGCCGGATGCAGATCTCGGGGAAGCTTTTATCGATCCGAAATACGGGCATATGCAACGTAATATAGACGGACTTATAGAGCACAGTTATTATCACTTAGGACAGGTAGCCCTCTTAAAGAAGATGATCGCCCAACAGAACGGAGTAGAATAA
- a CDS encoding class I SAM-dependent methyltransferase, with protein MNKNYFRKLWYSLSAKQRFWVRYLYYLPADLWDRIKGKRNKYVPPRGAIYTGSAAGAEKFLASSKHQLELLKSELDLRPDDHVLDIGSGIGRTAISLVEYLSAQARYEGFDVVKSGVDWCNKKIGRDFPNFNFTYVPLFNDLYNNSKAKATDFEFPYKSEEFDKVYSFSVFTHMMVDEIGHYLKEIQRVMKHDGSALSTFFLYDETDEDQIATQGFGFPVKGDGFRLMNSKVTSGNIAIHKEKLNQMMAAAGLEVTRIADGFWKGAQGAKEYQDIVVFKKK; from the coding sequence ATGAACAAAAACTACTTTAGAAAGCTCTGGTATTCCCTCTCCGCTAAACAACGCTTTTGGGTTCGTTATCTGTATTATCTCCCAGCCGACCTTTGGGATAGAATAAAAGGCAAACGCAATAAATACGTGCCGCCCAGAGGAGCTATCTATACCGGATCTGCAGCTGGAGCCGAAAAGTTCTTAGCCAGCAGTAAGCATCAATTGGAATTGCTAAAGAGCGAGCTCGATCTGCGTCCGGACGATCATGTGCTCGATATTGGCAGTGGCATTGGCCGCACCGCGATCTCATTGGTAGAATACCTTTCTGCTCAGGCGCGTTACGAAGGATTTGACGTGGTTAAAAGCGGTGTAGATTGGTGTAATAAAAAAATTGGCCGCGACTTTCCGAATTTCAATTTTACCTATGTGCCCTTGTTCAACGATTTGTACAACAATTCTAAGGCCAAGGCGACAGATTTCGAGTTTCCGTACAAGTCCGAGGAGTTTGACAAGGTTTATTCCTTCTCTGTCTTTACCCACATGATGGTAGATGAGATTGGACATTATTTAAAAGAGATCCAACGGGTTATGAAACACGACGGTTCGGCGCTTTCTACTTTTTTTCTTTACGATGAGACCGATGAGGATCAGATCGCTACTCAAGGTTTCGGATTCCCGGTTAAAGGCGATGGATTCAGACTGATGAACAGTAAAGTGACCAGTGGAAATATCGCCATCCACAAAGAAAAATTAAACCAAATGATGGCCGCAGCAGGCTTGGAGGTTACACGAATAGCCGACGGTTTTTGGAAAGGAGCCCAAGGGGCCAAAGAATATCAAGACATAGTGGTCTTTAAAAAGAAGTAG
- a CDS encoding VOC family protein has protein sequence MKVTVISIPVRDQQKALEFYTQKLGFIKKLDIPLNETDRWLTLVSPEDQDGVQLVLEPAPVHFEPSRVYQDALMDAGYPYTQFDVENVQEEYDRLLGLDVEFSVAPTEMGTVKIAVFNDTCGNNIQLVEYL, from the coding sequence ATGAAAGTAACCGTAATAAGTATTCCAGTAAGAGATCAGCAAAAGGCCTTAGAATTCTATACCCAGAAGCTAGGGTTCATTAAAAAACTCGACATTCCACTCAACGAAACAGACAGGTGGTTGACCTTGGTGTCGCCAGAAGATCAGGACGGGGTTCAGCTGGTGTTGGAACCAGCTCCGGTTCATTTTGAACCAAGCCGTGTATACCAAGATGCGCTTATGGATGCCGGTTATCCCTACACCCAGTTCGACGTTGAGAACGTACAAGAAGAGTATGATCGCTTGTTGGGCTTAGATGTTGAATTCAGTGTGGCGCCTACCGAGATGGGCACGGTGAAGATTGCGGTGTTTAACGATACCTGCGGTAATAATATTCAGTTGGTGGAATACTTGTGA
- a CDS encoding AraC family transcriptional regulator, protein MSIYQQHLENYKATKFANRGQLDTIMAVKHHIDKHYQEELNLDVLSTEGFVSKFHMLRLFKKYHGQTPSQYLTDKRLEKAKELLKSGASVTETCFAVGFKSLGSFSALFKRRNSISPKEFQKRAILKK, encoded by the coding sequence ATGTCGATCTATCAGCAGCATTTAGAGAACTACAAGGCTACCAAGTTTGCCAATCGCGGGCAACTGGATACTATTATGGCGGTGAAACATCATATTGACAAGCACTATCAAGAAGAGCTGAATTTAGATGTGCTGTCTACAGAAGGGTTTGTGTCCAAATTCCATATGTTGCGACTTTTTAAAAAGTATCACGGACAAACTCCGAGTCAATATTTAACGGACAAACGCTTGGAAAAAGCAAAAGAACTGCTCAAAAGTGGAGCTTCGGTAACCGAGACATGTTTTGCAGTTGGCTTTAAATCTTTAGGGTCTTTCAGCGCACTTTTTAAACGTAGGAACAGCATTAGTCCGAAGGAATTTCAAAAAAGAGCAATTTTAAAGAAGTAA
- a CDS encoding tetratricopeptide repeat protein, translated as MKIKQLLLVLFIALTSSTIAQIDANITDLNTNKTVAISDLYSEYNLDRSIPTLIITWSGEWCAPCIDLINRYHSCDLSMLNLITINVDAKDRRDGVLNKGYHRNWTKSLNFHANLGGSSRGLDNIFNVSSAPLVIYMINGYISDALVSFQITPYKLVESGRINDIGFIWNNSSDLNSLAWSYYENVNDQAKLQEAIGWVNRSIALDENYHNVDTHAALLFKTGKYTEALKRAKDAIEIGKQTGVDYSASTDLINQIIEKL; from the coding sequence ATGAAAATCAAACAATTACTCCTCGTTCTTTTTATTGCACTTACCTCAAGTACTATTGCGCAAATAGACGCAAACATTACCGACCTGAATACCAACAAGACCGTAGCCATCAGTGATCTGTATTCAGAATACAATTTAGACAGAAGTATTCCCACCCTAATAATCACTTGGAGCGGAGAATGGTGCGCGCCTTGTATCGATTTGATAAACCGATACCACAGCTGTGATTTGTCTATGCTCAATCTCATTACCATAAACGTAGACGCAAAAGACCGTCGTGACGGTGTGCTCAACAAGGGTTACCACCGCAATTGGACCAAATCTCTAAACTTTCACGCCAATCTTGGTGGCAGCTCCCGAGGACTCGACAATATCTTTAATGTCTCCTCTGCTCCGCTAGTTATTTATATGATAAACGGTTACATAAGCGATGCCTTGGTCAGCTTCCAGATCACGCCCTACAAATTGGTTGAATCTGGGCGCATAAACGACATTGGTTTTATCTGGAATAATTCAAGCGATCTGAACAGTCTGGCGTGGAGTTATTATGAAAACGTAAATGATCAGGCCAAATTACAAGAAGCCATTGGTTGGGTAAACAGATCTATAGCTTTAGATGAGAACTACCACAACGTAGACACCCATGCGGCACTACTCTTTAAAACAGGAAAGTACACCGAAGCCTTAAAGCGCGCTAAAGACGCCATAGAGATCGGCAAACAAACGGGCGTGGATTACAGTGCCTCAACAGATCTGATAAATCAGATCATAGAGAAGCTATAA
- a CDS encoding toxin-antitoxin system YwqK family antitoxin yields MKYLLLGLLLCLPNLSLAQRELSMSEVTSKRELPMSATYGNSDSGMYRYYAKGEKEPFTGILFGRYENGQLSSWQEYVDGLGQGRWINYYENGNKKEEGTYNQNRVEGPIKKYNQDGTLAAVGTYKNWRIRTGEWTFYKTDGTIDYLKDYGDKGSIEEVKQYYKRGEIPYSWYASILKENGFSLE; encoded by the coding sequence ATGAAATATTTGTTGTTGGGGTTGCTGTTATGCCTGCCCAATTTGAGTTTAGCACAAAGGGAACTTTCCATGAGTGAAGTGACTAGCAAACGCGAACTCCCTATGAGTGCGACCTACGGGAATTCCGATTCTGGCATGTATCGATATTATGCTAAAGGAGAAAAAGAACCATTTACCGGTATTCTATTTGGTAGGTATGAAAATGGTCAATTGTCTTCTTGGCAAGAATATGTTGATGGTCTGGGGCAAGGCAGATGGATCAATTACTACGAGAACGGAAACAAAAAAGAAGAAGGTACTTACAATCAAAATAGAGTAGAAGGCCCAATTAAGAAATACAATCAGGACGGAACCCTTGCAGCTGTTGGAACCTATAAAAACTGGCGCATTCGTACTGGAGAATGGACCTTCTATAAAACCGATGGAACGATAGATTACCTTAAAGACTACGGAGACAAGGGCAGTATAGAAGAGGTTAAACAGTACTACAAACGCGGCGAAATTCCTTATAGCTGGTATGCGAGCATACTAAAAGAAAACGGATTCTCTTTAGAATAA
- a CDS encoding ribose-phosphate pyrophosphokinase, with the protein MPGAVPQPKIFACKQSQELAEKIAEQFGEPLGNVITSTYSDGEFQPSFEESVRGARVFIIGSTFPPSDHLMEMLLTCDAAKRASARHITAVLPYFGWARQDRKDKPRVPIAAKMVAKMLEAAGATRIITMDLHADQIQGFFEKPVDHLFASTIFLPYLKQLNLDELTIASPDMGGSKRAYAYSKALESDVVICYKQRAKANVISHMELIGNVEGKNVVLVDDMVDTAGTLTKAADLMMERGAKSVRAICTHPILSGQAYERLENSQLEELIVTDTIPLRQQSPKLRVLSCAPLFASVMQSVNTNSSISSKFLM; encoded by the coding sequence ATGCCTGGAGCTGTTCCTCAACCCAAGATTTTTGCTTGTAAACAAAGTCAAGAACTCGCTGAAAAAATTGCCGAGCAATTTGGCGAGCCATTAGGGAATGTGATCACCTCCACCTATTCAGATGGGGAGTTTCAACCCTCTTTTGAGGAATCGGTTCGCGGAGCACGTGTATTTATAATCGGCTCTACTTTTCCACCTTCGGACCACCTGATGGAAATGCTGCTCACGTGTGACGCTGCAAAACGCGCTTCTGCAAGACATATCACGGCTGTACTTCCTTACTTTGGTTGGGCACGTCAAGACAGAAAAGACAAGCCGAGAGTTCCTATCGCGGCTAAAATGGTGGCTAAAATGTTGGAGGCTGCTGGGGCAACGCGTATCATTACCATGGACCTCCACGCAGACCAGATCCAAGGGTTCTTTGAAAAACCAGTGGATCACCTTTTTGCCTCGACCATCTTTTTACCCTATTTAAAACAGCTCAACTTAGACGAGCTTACTATTGCTTCTCCAGATATGGGAGGTTCTAAACGAGCCTACGCCTATTCTAAAGCCCTAGAAAGTGATGTAGTGATCTGCTACAAGCAACGCGCCAAGGCCAATGTGATCTCTCACATGGAACTCATAGGTAATGTAGAAGGCAAGAATGTAGTCTTGGTAGACGATATGGTAGACACTGCCGGAACCCTCACCAAAGCTGCCGATCTTATGATGGAACGCGGCGCCAAAAGTGTAAGAGCTATCTGTACTCACCCTATCCTTTCCGGACAGGCCTATGAGCGTTTAGAGAACTCACAATTGGAAGAACTTATCGTAACCGACACTATTCCACTCAGACAGCAATCTCCAAAGCTTCGTGTGTTGAGTTGTGCGCCACTTTTTGCCTCTGTAATGCAAAGTGTGAACACCAACAGTTCTATCAGTTCTAAATTCTTGATGTAA
- a CDS encoding 50S ribosomal protein L25/general stress protein Ctc: MKSITINGSQRESVGKVATKALRNAGKVPCVVYGGETPIHFSAPELAFKDLVYTPDVHTVVIALEDGTNINAVLQDIQFHPVTDRILHIDFYQIFDDKEITMNIPVRLVGNSRGVRNGGVLRFVNRKLRVKAIPANLPDYIEADITELRIGNKLYVTALTDDAYTIMHPDNTVVVQVRTSRNAVDEADEDEDEDAEEGAEAADAPAEAPAEE; encoded by the coding sequence ATGAAGTCAATTACAATTAACGGATCTCAAAGAGAAAGCGTGGGCAAGGTAGCTACCAAAGCCTTACGTAATGCTGGAAAGGTTCCCTGCGTAGTATACGGAGGAGAAACACCGATTCACTTTTCAGCGCCAGAATTAGCGTTCAAAGACTTGGTGTACACTCCAGACGTACACACAGTTGTGATTGCGCTAGAAGACGGCACAAACATCAATGCTGTATTGCAAGACATTCAGTTCCACCCGGTAACTGATCGTATCCTGCACATCGATTTTTACCAGATCTTCGACGACAAGGAAATCACTATGAATATTCCTGTACGTCTGGTAGGTAACTCTCGTGGTGTACGTAATGGAGGGGTACTTCGTTTTGTAAACCGTAAACTTCGTGTGAAAGCTATCCCAGCTAACTTGCCAGATTATATCGAGGCAGACATCACTGAGTTGCGTATTGGTAACAAGCTTTATGTTACTGCATTGACAGACGATGCTTACACCATCATGCACCCAGACAACACTGTTGTTGTACAGGTGAGAACTTCTCGTAACGCTGTTGACGAAGCGGACGAAGACGAAGATGAAGACGCAGAAGAAGGTGCGGAAGCAGCAGATGCTCCTGCAGAAGCTCCTGCCGAAGAATAG